The following proteins come from a genomic window of Nostoc sp. TCL26-01:
- a CDS encoding TIGR04168 family protein codes for MTSQKSQLITLKIAVVGDVHDQWEVEDGIALKHLGVDLVLFVGDFGNESVEVVRAIASVDIPKAAVMGNHDAWYTATEWGRKKCPYDRTKEDWVQAQLDLFGAAHVGYSKLDFPEWNLTVVGGRPFSWGGHEWRFADICKDRYGVASLEESALRIFASVKNAACDTIIFLGHNGPSGLGDRPEDPCGKDWHPVGGDFGDPDLAEAISLTITAGKQISLVTFGHMHHTLRHTKKELRKPIFRSPEGIIYLNAASVPRIIESETGKLRNFSLVSLEAGVVTQASLVWVGEEFQVVKEEILYKQSASTVPSA; via the coding sequence ATGACCAGTCAGAAATCTCAATTGATAACTCTCAAAATTGCTGTGGTTGGCGATGTCCACGATCAGTGGGAAGTAGAAGATGGTATTGCACTCAAGCATCTGGGTGTTGATTTAGTGCTGTTTGTCGGGGATTTTGGCAATGAGTCGGTGGAAGTGGTAAGAGCGATCGCTTCTGTTGATATTCCCAAAGCAGCCGTGATGGGCAACCACGATGCCTGGTACACAGCGACAGAATGGGGACGCAAGAAATGTCCTTACGATCGCACCAAGGAAGACTGGGTACAAGCACAACTCGATTTATTCGGTGCAGCCCATGTGGGTTACAGCAAGCTGGATTTCCCGGAGTGGAATTTAACTGTGGTGGGGGGTCGTCCTTTTAGCTGGGGTGGACATGAATGGAGATTTGCTGATATCTGTAAAGACCGTTACGGTGTAGCAAGTCTGGAAGAATCTGCCTTAAGAATCTTTGCATCAGTGAAAAATGCCGCCTGTGACACGATAATTTTTCTAGGTCATAATGGGCCGAGTGGCTTAGGCGATCGCCCAGAAGACCCCTGTGGCAAAGATTGGCATCCTGTCGGCGGCGACTTTGGTGATCCAGATTTAGCCGAGGCAATTTCTCTAACTATCACGGCTGGTAAACAGATTTCCTTGGTGACATTTGGGCATATGCACCATACCCTGCGGCACACCAAAAAGGAACTGCGAAAACCCATCTTTAGAAGCCCAGAGGGGATCATTTACCTCAATGCTGCCAGTGTACCCAGAATTATAGAAAGTGAAACCGGAAAGTTGCGGAATTTCTCTCTAGTTTCTCTAGAAGCGGGTGTGGTGACGCAAGCTTCCTTAGTTTGGGTGGGTGAAGAGTTTCAGGTGGTAAAAGAGGAAATTTTGTATAAGCAATCGGCTTCAACTGTACCATCTGCGTAG
- a CDS encoding OmpA family protein, whose product MTQIENSISQSVKLKQEETVHIESLVDLLVELNIIESPEPSLETDDQDKYATENIEFLELAPVPWEICEAYLESTLLSRHNLPITSQIVREEIEEPLQMIAIFEESLDNLNSDIVEDPLKKLQQILLGKELDYFNSILTELTQKFTKLEYQIYTPQELINLMLPCISELLKLKITESKEEIAQIISPIIDQAIQSRTTQDKISVSMAIAPAVPLAISQQIIVAPQEVSEAIAPAMGQAIKKQIELEQNIMVDALYPIIGSTISKYMAETISAINRQLEETLSVDGIKRKIRARLQRVSEAELILKEALPFAIQAIFLIHKASGLVISDIQNADTQQLEAEMVAGMLTAIRSFANDCINQSGSVSELDTIAYGTSKIILEVAGYCYLAIVVQGEPNKKFIWEMRQSFSKIVKTYGDVIEKFDGNPDSVPIEIHTLLEAIKNADVQQKKQKSKFSPLLLLSLTVISSIIIPWSIWQRHTAIINSIESKNALAIASIPELAIYRLTVEVKHNKLKLTGRLPNQVLRQKAEQIVKITSPNWLIDNQILLVEVPADPVLAAAEVKRVTTVLNQTDGTAISTQYIDGKVAIVGTVNRIADIHTIVQAFEQIPGVKSVYSEVRVEPVEIKVRFYFEPDSGNLLKADLRSKIQQVKFFLNQHPSKNLKIIGYSNERNDKISSHHLGLMRAKAVQQALIKLGVNPSRLQLMSRTNLPPGIDATHPLWLSRCVVLEPFSQ is encoded by the coding sequence ATGACTCAGATAGAAAATTCGATTTCTCAATCTGTGAAGTTAAAGCAAGAAGAAACTGTACATATTGAAAGTTTAGTGGATCTGCTCGTTGAACTCAACATTATCGAATCACCTGAGCCATCTTTAGAAACTGATGATCAGGACAAATATGCTACAGAAAATATTGAATTCCTGGAACTCGCTCCAGTCCCTTGGGAAATATGTGAAGCTTATTTAGAATCTACTTTGCTCTCTCGCCACAATCTACCTATTACATCACAAATTGTTAGAGAAGAAATAGAAGAACCTTTACAAATGATTGCTATATTTGAGGAAAGTCTAGATAATTTAAATTCCGATATAGTAGAAGATCCTCTCAAGAAGTTACAACAGATATTATTAGGAAAAGAATTAGACTATTTTAATAGTATTCTCACTGAATTAACACAAAAATTCACCAAACTAGAGTATCAAATTTACACTCCTCAAGAGCTAATTAATCTTATGCTCCCATGTATTTCTGAGCTTTTGAAGCTCAAAATTACTGAGTCAAAAGAGGAAATTGCACAGATAATTTCTCCTATTATTGATCAGGCTATTCAGAGTCGTACTACACAAGATAAAATCAGCGTGAGTATGGCGATCGCTCCAGCTGTTCCCTTAGCTATCTCTCAGCAGATTATTGTTGCGCCGCAGGAAGTTTCTGAAGCGATCGCTCCGGCGATGGGACAAGCTATAAAAAAGCAAATTGAACTTGAACAAAATATTATGGTGGATGCACTCTACCCCATTATTGGTAGTACTATCTCTAAATATATGGCAGAGACAATCAGTGCCATTAACCGACAACTTGAAGAAACTCTAAGCGTTGACGGAATTAAACGTAAAATTCGTGCCAGGTTACAGAGGGTTTCCGAAGCAGAATTAATTCTTAAAGAAGCTCTACCATTTGCAATTCAAGCTATTTTTCTGATTCATAAAGCATCTGGTTTAGTAATTTCCGATATTCAGAATGCCGATACACAGCAGCTAGAAGCAGAAATGGTTGCAGGAATGTTAACAGCAATTCGCAGCTTTGCTAATGATTGTATCAATCAATCAGGCAGTGTATCCGAATTAGACACTATAGCATATGGTACATCCAAAATAATTTTAGAAGTTGCAGGCTACTGTTATTTAGCGATCGTTGTACAAGGAGAACCAAACAAAAAATTTATCTGGGAAATGCGGCAAAGTTTCAGTAAGATTGTGAAAACATATGGTGATGTCATTGAAAAATTTGACGGCAATCCAGATTCAGTTCCAATTGAAATACATACACTTTTAGAAGCAATTAAAAATGCAGATGTTCAGCAAAAAAAGCAGAAAAGTAAGTTTTCTCCACTGCTATTATTAAGCTTAACAGTTATTAGTTCTATTATCATTCCTTGGAGTATTTGGCAACGCCATACTGCCATAATAAATTCTATTGAAAGTAAAAATGCGTTGGCAATAGCTTCTATTCCAGAATTAGCTATATATCGATTAACAGTGGAGGTTAAACATAATAAATTAAAATTAACTGGACGATTACCCAATCAAGTTCTGCGCCAGAAAGCCGAACAAATTGTAAAAATTACTTCACCTAATTGGTTGATTGACAATCAAATTTTATTAGTAGAAGTTCCAGCAGATCCTGTATTAGCTGCTGCTGAAGTTAAACGAGTCACGACAGTTTTAAATCAAACGGATGGTACAGCAATTTCTACTCAATATATCGATGGTAAAGTAGCAATTGTCGGTACTGTCAACCGAATAGCAGATATTCACACTATTGTTCAGGCATTTGAGCAAATTCCTGGCGTAAAATCTGTATATAGCGAAGTCCGAGTAGAACCCGTGGAGATTAAAGTTAGGTTTTACTTTGAACCCGATTCAGGAAATTTGCTCAAAGCAGATTTAAGGTCTAAGATTCAACAAGTCAAGTTTTTTCTAAATCAACATCCAAGTAAGAATTTAAAAATTATTGGTTATAGTAATGAACGGAATGATAAAATTTCATCTCACCATTTAGGACTCATGCGAGCAAAAGCTGTACAACAAGCCTTAATCAAATTAGGTGTCAATCCATCTCGTCTACAGCTAATGAGTCGCACAAATTTACCTCCAGGAATTGATGCAACTCACCCCTTATGGTTAAGTCGCTGTGTAGTCCTAGAACCGTTCAGTCAGTAA
- a CDS encoding Rab family GTPase, whose product MSTISKKICLFGDFGVGKTSLIRQFVECQFSDEYLSTVGVKISQKSINLTQQKLGIDDSLKLQLIIWDIEGSNKFKAVAQNYFQGSKGAVIVGDVTQPETLNHLQEHMQTFLTVNPQSYIVVALNKSDLVAKEYLENIRQTYQFSDQKQILNTYVTSAKTGNNVDEIFQILANHLV is encoded by the coding sequence ATGTCTACAATCTCGAAAAAAATATGCTTATTCGGCGATTTTGGAGTTGGTAAAACCAGTCTAATTCGCCAATTTGTTGAATGTCAATTTAGTGATGAATATCTTTCAACCGTGGGAGTAAAAATTTCTCAAAAATCGATTAATTTGACCCAACAAAAACTTGGCATAGATGATTCGCTAAAGCTACAACTTATCATCTGGGATATTGAAGGCAGTAATAAGTTTAAAGCAGTTGCTCAAAATTATTTTCAAGGTTCTAAAGGTGCTGTAATAGTTGGTGATGTCACACAACCAGAAACACTCAATCATCTCCAAGAACATATGCAAACTTTTTTAACTGTTAATCCTCAAAGTTATATTGTTGTTGCCTTGAATAAATCGGATTTAGTCGCAAAAGAGTATTTAGAAAACATCCGCCAAACGTATCAATTCAGCGATCAAAAGCAGATATTAAATACTTATGTAACTTCAGCCAAAACTGGCAATAACGTTGATGAAATATTTCAAATTTTAGCCAATCATTTAGTCTAA
- a CDS encoding ATP-binding protein, with the protein MSFGVNHFINITDEVKQGQDVRVIFPELAGLEDIFAEIRQGKQNNFELKGIRRSRSVSAGESLDIDAPLYIDICIAKNLQTDDSRTQLIMVVEDVTERMVLEQKLFQGANEANLLLRNLKASKQYIDQIVTSMADALLVTTLSGEIKKLNPAAQVLLEYDDVELIGQPITKVLQEVNIESSDLSRSLQLNPLLKEVETVCCTKNGKKISVAFSSSIVKTEIEHFQGYVYILRNMTERKQVELAKQEFLAMISHEVRTPISSVTGIADLLLDTELSGEQRDFIETIYTSGNSLLKIINDFLDFSKIQSGLELEYQPFNLRNCIQEALNLLKHKAQEKNLQLTFIDTHEFPKIIVGDIIRVRQILINLISNAIKFTATGGIEVSFISRQKGNLHDSAANTYEIQFTVKDTGMGIPSDRLERLFKAFSQANSSITREYGGTGLGLAICKRLCELMGGKIWVESEINVGSTFYFTITADVMLAEAETRTQELAAKKDNHNCNVSVQNYANLRILLTEDNLVNQKVALKQLKSLGCSADVANNGKEALEILEKVPYDLILMDCQMPILDGLETTKEIHRWPESRFASGRRPVVIAMTANAMKEDQKMCLDAGMDDYLSKPVMKEILAKTLDVWAKAIFQKQASEQTISSENIDLVDLPINWEHLHRLTENDREFEIQLLQIFVEDIHNHLEIAKLAIAAHDFAQLAQEAHQMKGASGNVGATTMFLAADELEKLAHHQERRGTANLISDLEGVVKRIQEYLKSVEV; encoded by the coding sequence ATGTCCTTTGGTGTAAATCATTTTATTAATATTACAGATGAAGTTAAGCAAGGGCAAGATGTGCGCGTTATATTTCCCGAATTGGCAGGGTTAGAAGATATATTTGCTGAGATTCGACAAGGAAAGCAAAATAATTTTGAATTAAAGGGAATTAGGCGATCGCGTAGCGTCTCCGCAGGAGAATCGCTCGATATAGATGCTCCTTTATATATTGATATTTGTATTGCCAAGAATCTTCAAACAGATGATTCTAGGACTCAACTAATTATGGTTGTAGAAGATGTCACCGAAAGGATGGTTTTAGAACAAAAATTGTTTCAAGGTGCAAATGAAGCAAATCTTTTGCTGCGTAACTTAAAGGCTTCCAAACAATACATTGACCAAATTGTCACATCAATGGCAGATGCGTTGTTAGTCACAACTTTGTCGGGGGAAATTAAAAAACTCAATCCAGCCGCACAAGTGTTATTAGAGTATGACGACGTAGAACTTATCGGTCAACCTATCACTAAAGTTTTGCAAGAAGTTAATATTGAAAGTAGTGATCTATCCCGAAGTCTACAACTAAATCCTTTGCTCAAAGAGGTGGAAACCGTTTGCTGTACCAAAAATGGTAAAAAAATTTCCGTAGCTTTCTCATCTTCAATAGTGAAGACAGAAATTGAACATTTTCAAGGTTATGTTTACATTTTGCGAAACATGACTGAACGCAAGCAAGTAGAATTAGCGAAACAGGAATTTTTAGCGATGATTAGCCATGAGGTCCGGACTCCCATTTCATCGGTGACTGGCATAGCTGATTTATTACTAGATACAGAATTAAGTGGCGAACAGCGAGACTTTATTGAAACCATTTACACTAGTGGAAATTCCTTACTCAAAATTATTAATGATTTCCTGGACTTTTCTAAAATTCAATCAGGTTTAGAACTAGAATATCAACCTTTCAATTTGCGAAACTGCATTCAAGAGGCTTTGAATTTACTTAAGCATAAAGCCCAAGAAAAAAATTTACAACTCACTTTTATAGATACACATGAATTTCCGAAAATAATTGTCGGGGATATCATTCGAGTGCGCCAAATCTTGATTAACTTAATTAGTAATGCGATTAAATTCACGGCAACTGGAGGTATAGAGGTTTCATTTATTAGTCGTCAAAAGGGGAATCTTCATGACTCTGCTGCAAATACTTACGAAATTCAGTTTACTGTTAAAGATACAGGTATGGGAATTCCCAGCGATCGCCTGGAACGATTATTTAAAGCTTTTAGTCAAGCGAACTCCTCCATCACGCGAGAGTATGGCGGTACTGGGTTAGGTCTTGCCATCTGCAAGCGACTGTGCGAATTAATGGGTGGCAAAATTTGGGTTGAAAGTGAGATCAATGTAGGTAGTACATTCTATTTCACGATTACTGCTGATGTGATGCTTGCGGAAGCAGAAACCAGAACTCAGGAGTTAGCAGCGAAAAAAGACAACCATAACTGCAATGTTTCTGTGCAAAATTATGCAAACTTAAGAATTCTTTTAACTGAAGATAATTTGGTAAATCAAAAAGTGGCTCTTAAGCAACTCAAAAGCTTAGGTTGCAGTGCCGATGTTGCTAATAATGGCAAAGAAGCTTTAGAGATTTTAGAAAAAGTTCCTTACGATTTAATTCTCATGGATTGCCAAATGCCGATTCTTGACGGCTTGGAAACCACAAAAGAAATTCATCGTTGGCCAGAAAGTCGCTTTGCTAGTGGTCGTCGTCCTGTGGTAATTGCGATGACAGCTAATGCCATGAAAGAAGACCAAAAAATGTGTCTAGATGCAGGGATGGATGACTATCTCAGCAAGCCAGTGATGAAAGAAATCTTAGCGAAGACTTTAGATGTTTGGGCAAAGGCAATCTTCCAAAAACAGGCATCTGAGCAGACTATTTCTTCAGAAAATATAGATTTAGTTGATTTACCAATTAATTGGGAACACTTGCATCGCCTCACAGAAAATGATCGAGAATTTGAAATCCAACTACTACAAATATTCGTTGAAGATATACACAATCATTTAGAAATAGCCAAATTGGCGATCGCTGCTCATGACTTCGCACAACTAGCGCAAGAAGCCCATCAAATGAAAGGTGCTAGTGGTAATGTGGGAGCAACAACTATGTTTCTGGCAGCAGACGAACTAGAAAAACTAGCTCATCACCAAGAGCGTCGAGGTACTGCTAACTTAATCTCAGACCTAGAAGGCGTTGTGAAACGCATCCAAGAGTATTTAAAATCTGTCGAGGTCTAG
- a CDS encoding DUF3131 domain-containing protein, with product MSSDFQPPPKSLSILASVGGIVTAVIAIAFFNFWSKQLAQTSVAKPEISTSQTGSKNTPRPTLPNQEAETVASLDAKSVVLPGQPIPKSQITANQLPYVAPGVGKLTAEEMANARQAWSYFQRNWNDETGLVNAVDGFASVSMWDQTAAIAALVSARELNIVPVAEFEAKMSKMLKTLASMPLYKGELPNKVYNAKTLIPVNYGQLDKQEEVGWSAIDLGRMAIWLKIVGAKYPKLRSLSTDVWQHWQVKRLTKNGQMYGTSVIAGKEQYNQEGRLGYENYAAYGLQLWGLNVKQALDYQSNTAFVNLYGQGIPYDRRDYQNSGANNYVLSEPYILDGMETGFQALPKAYADRILAAQESRYQATKQLTAVTEDNLDRPPYFVYSSLFVNGEPWATITDTRQQHNDLRFLSAKAAIGWHVLYNTPYTRQLSDFVQANLKSKDGWYNGFYESLRQPNKTLTANNNGVILESLLYKQVGKPLTVWAGVK from the coding sequence ATGAGTTCTGATTTTCAACCCCCACCGAAAAGTCTTTCCATCCTGGCTTCCGTAGGAGGTATAGTAACTGCTGTCATCGCGATCGCCTTTTTTAATTTTTGGTCTAAGCAACTTGCTCAGACTTCCGTTGCCAAACCGGAAATATCAACCTCCCAAACTGGGAGTAAAAATACACCGCGTCCTACCCTCCCTAATCAAGAAGCGGAAACAGTTGCTAGCCTAGATGCCAAATCTGTGGTTTTGCCTGGTCAACCTATTCCTAAAAGCCAAATAACAGCAAATCAGCTTCCCTATGTTGCTCCTGGAGTGGGAAAACTAACTGCTGAAGAAATGGCAAATGCCCGTCAGGCTTGGTCATACTTCCAGCGCAACTGGAACGATGAAACTGGTTTAGTAAATGCTGTTGATGGCTTTGCCTCTGTCAGTATGTGGGATCAGACAGCAGCGATCGCCGCCTTAGTCAGTGCTAGAGAACTCAACATTGTGCCTGTGGCTGAATTTGAAGCCAAAATGAGCAAAATGTTGAAAACACTGGCATCAATGCCCTTATACAAAGGAGAGCTACCCAACAAAGTCTACAATGCCAAAACCCTGATACCTGTTAATTACGGTCAACTAGACAAACAAGAAGAAGTTGGTTGGTCAGCTATTGATTTAGGGCGGATGGCGATCTGGCTGAAGATTGTCGGCGCGAAGTATCCAAAATTGCGATCGCTTTCCACTGATGTTTGGCAACATTGGCAAGTCAAACGCTTGACCAAAAATGGCCAAATGTACGGTACTAGCGTCATCGCAGGCAAAGAACAATACAATCAAGAAGGTCGTTTAGGCTACGAGAATTATGCTGCCTATGGTTTGCAGTTGTGGGGCTTGAATGTTAAACAAGCTTTGGATTACCAGTCTAATACTGCGTTTGTCAATCTTTATGGCCAGGGAATTCCCTATGACCGGCGCGATTATCAAAACTCTGGCGCGAATAACTACGTTCTGAGTGAGCCATATATTTTAGACGGTATGGAAACAGGCTTTCAAGCTTTACCTAAAGCCTATGCCGATAGAATTTTAGCGGCTCAAGAATCCCGCTATCAAGCGACAAAACAATTAACCGCCGTCACTGAAGATAACCTAGATCGCCCTCCATACTTTGTTTACAGCAGTCTATTTGTCAACGGAGAACCTTGGGCAACGATCACAGATACTAGACAACAGCATAATGATTTGCGGTTTCTCAGTGCCAAAGCAGCGATCGGTTGGCACGTACTATATAACACCCCTTATACTCGTCAGTTATCTGATTTCGTCCAAGCCAACCTCAAATCAAAAGATGGTTGGTACAACGGCTTTTATGAATCTCTGCGTCAGCCAAATAAAACTCTTACCGCTAACAATAATGGTGTGATTTTAGAAAGCTTATTGTATAAGCAGGTTGGTAAACCACTGACTGTTTGGGCAGGGGTAAAGTGA
- a CDS encoding DUF3131 domain-containing protein: protein MLFKHHQQKLLRWIAMFLVGTFLQLLFYIPTPVLSQNPNSCSSITAPLTPEEQTYARAAWQYFVKNYQPATGFTNATGGYPSGTIWDMGNYLMALNAARWLNLTDQADFDTRLNKFLTTLNSLKLFEDALPNKVYHAATAQMVDYGNNVIEQGIGWSALDIGRMLAAFDVIRSCHPQYNDWLKGIIAKWQVARSLKDGQLFGATVLPDKKTLLVQEGRLGYEEYGARGYQLWGFSAPKAIAFEPFKLVEINGVQIPVDTRDFKSTNANNYVVSESYILDGIEFGWQGELADFAARVLDVQKRRYDTTGQLTAVTEDNIDQAPYFLYNTVYANGANWATITDANQPYPQFRSISTKAAFGWRYLFPDHAYAQKVFDVVKDLRSPDDSGYYAGIYEESKQPNKALTGNTNGLILEILYYKARGNRPLIGSSSVSVSTGKPVENTSPATPPNSISTVKPSENAASATPPTATLTNTSKPTEVAITPIPPVGSPKSSSNLKLERSLSVIERRYAEAAWRYFQANYHSKNGLIDDRSDFKGATLWGLGDYLAALHSARSLDIITPKEFDQRTRHLLAALTKLPLFAEELPSRGYDTRTLQSVDYGGNPVPEGNGWSALDLGRILAALYNLKTCHPEYTTAVDKIVLDWSYLRVVREGILSSATVTKEPDGRSFTRVNPETRLGYEEYAARAFQLWGFNVEGSVVGGEYQTTPVEGVKVPTQRRRQDTNSQVNQYTVSNPFLVYALEFGLDPQMRSLFEPIFQAQAERYRRTGTLTASATTLIDRRPYIVHTTITGQGKPWVALGDNGQPVPKGRLVSTAVAFAYHALLPENKYSQQLLQGTTDLYNPLAGFYEGFYETTGKTAVGFTSSTNSIILQSLLYKAMNRQPLIRPTTTMNSPWWEAVTKGNSGRGLPNIARQQTKLIGDSSGSYWVSSSQNTPLITGTKKTK from the coding sequence ATGCTATTTAAGCACCATCAACAAAAGCTGTTGAGATGGATTGCAATGTTCCTAGTAGGAACATTTCTACAATTGTTGTTTTACATCCCAACACCAGTTTTATCTCAAAACCCCAATAGCTGTAGCAGTATTACAGCCCCACTCACACCCGAAGAACAAACTTATGCTCGTGCGGCTTGGCAGTATTTTGTCAAAAATTATCAGCCAGCAACGGGATTTACCAATGCTACTGGGGGTTATCCTTCCGGTACAATTTGGGACATGGGTAATTATTTAATGGCCTTGAATGCTGCACGCTGGTTAAATCTGACTGACCAAGCAGACTTTGATACTCGCCTTAACAAATTTTTAACTACTCTCAACAGTCTGAAATTATTTGAAGATGCGTTGCCCAATAAAGTTTATCATGCAGCCACTGCACAAATGGTTGATTATGGCAACAATGTGATTGAGCAGGGTATTGGTTGGTCGGCTTTGGATATTGGGCGAATGTTGGCGGCGTTTGATGTCATCCGCAGTTGTCATCCGCAATATAATGATTGGCTCAAAGGAATTATCGCCAAGTGGCAAGTAGCGCGATCGCTCAAAGATGGGCAACTTTTTGGCGCAACTGTTCTCCCAGATAAAAAAACATTATTGGTGCAAGAAGGACGACTCGGTTACGAAGAATACGGTGCTAGAGGTTATCAACTTTGGGGTTTCTCTGCACCTAAAGCGATCGCTTTTGAGCCGTTCAAACTAGTGGAAATTAATGGTGTGCAAATTCCCGTTGATACCCGTGACTTTAAAAGCACCAACGCCAATAATTACGTTGTTAGTGAGTCTTATATCCTTGACGGGATTGAATTTGGCTGGCAAGGTGAGTTGGCTGATTTTGCTGCCAGAGTTTTAGATGTGCAGAAACGGCGTTACGATACTACAGGTCAGTTAACTGCGGTTACAGAAGATAATATCGACCAAGCACCTTATTTTCTCTACAACACCGTATACGCCAATGGTGCAAACTGGGCAACTATTACCGATGCTAATCAACCTTACCCACAGTTTCGCAGCATCAGTACCAAAGCTGCTTTTGGCTGGCGCTATCTGTTTCCCGATCATGCCTATGCTCAAAAAGTTTTTGATGTGGTTAAGGATCTCCGCAGTCCTGATGATAGTGGTTATTATGCCGGGATTTATGAAGAATCCAAACAACCCAACAAAGCTTTGACAGGTAATACAAATGGGTTAATTTTGGAGATTTTATATTACAAAGCTAGGGGAAATCGCCCTTTAATTGGCTCTAGTTCAGTTAGTGTCTCTACTGGTAAGCCCGTTGAGAATACTTCTCCTGCCACACCTCCCAATTCTATATCTACTGTCAAGCCCAGTGAGAATGCTGCTTCTGCAACGCCTCCAACTGCAACCCTGACGAATACTTCTAAACCTACAGAAGTAGCTATTACACCTATTCCACCAGTCGGTAGTCCGAAGTCGTCATCTAATCTCAAATTAGAGCGATCGCTGTCGGTGATTGAACGACGTTATGCAGAGGCGGCTTGGCGATACTTTCAAGCTAATTATCATTCTAAAAATGGGCTAATTGACGATCGCAGTGATTTTAAAGGTGCAACTCTCTGGGGACTAGGAGATTATCTGGCTGCACTTCATAGCGCGCGATCGCTCGATATCATTACACCCAAAGAATTTGACCAGCGCACCCGCCATCTTTTAGCAGCATTGACAAAATTACCATTATTTGCTGAGGAGTTGCCGAGTCGGGGTTACGATACGCGCACTCTACAATCAGTAGATTATGGTGGAAATCCAGTTCCAGAAGGTAACGGTTGGTCAGCTTTAGATTTAGGCAGGATACTAGCAGCACTTTACAACTTAAAAACCTGTCATCCAGAATACACAACTGCCGTAGATAAAATTGTGTTGGATTGGTCATACTTGCGTGTGGTACGTGAAGGTATTCTCTCCAGCGCTACTGTCACTAAAGAGCCAGATGGGCGATCTTTTACCCGCGTTAATCCCGAAACCCGCTTGGGTTATGAAGAATACGCCGCCCGTGCGTTTCAATTATGGGGGTTTAATGTTGAAGGTTCTGTTGTTGGGGGTGAATATCAAACGACCCCAGTAGAAGGGGTAAAAGTCCCAACCCAACGCCGTCGCCAGGATACCAACTCCCAAGTTAATCAATATACAGTGAGCAATCCTTTTCTAGTTTACGCTCTGGAGTTTGGACTAGATCCACAGATGCGATCGCTCTTTGAACCAATTTTCCAAGCCCAAGCCGAACGTTACCGTCGGACTGGCACTCTCACAGCCTCAGCCACCACCCTTATTGATCGCCGTCCTTACATTGTCCACACTACAATTACTGGGCAGGGTAAGCCTTGGGTAGCTTTAGGAGATAACGGTCAACCTGTACCCAAGGGACGACTGGTAAGTACAGCAGTAGCTTTTGCTTATCATGCTCTGCTACCAGAAAACAAGTATAGTCAACAGTTACTCCAAGGAACGACTGACTTATACAATCCCTTAGCTGGATTTTATGAAGGCTTCTATGAAACCACGGGTAAAACAGCAGTTGGTTTCACCAGCAGCACCAACAGTATAATTTTGCAATCGTTGTTGTACAAGGCGATGAATCGACAGCCGCTAATTCGTCCAACTACTACAATGAACTCTCCTTGGTGGGAAGCAGTTACTAAAGGAAATTCTGGGCGAGGTCTACCCAATATTGCCAGACAACAAACTAAGTTAATTGGTGATAGTTCTGGAAGTTACTGGGTTTCAAGTAGCCAAAATACTCCACTAATCACTGGCACAAAGAAGACCAAATAA
- a CDS encoding DevA family ABC transporter ATP-binding protein, with product MYKIISIRNLDHYFGNGSLRKQVLFNINLEINRSEIVILTGHSGCGKTTLLTLIGGLRSPQSGSVLVLGRELCGANAEQLVQARRRNGYIFQSHNLHGSLTALQNVTMGLELHQYIDSSEISTRAIQILEQVGLGNRLNYYPDQLSGGQKQRVAIARALVSHPQIVLADEPTAALDSQSGRDVVNLMQKLAKEQGCTILMVTHDNRILDIADRIVQMEDGKLVNPTPATIS from the coding sequence ATGTATAAAATAATTTCCATCCGTAACCTTGACCACTATTTTGGTAATGGTTCACTGCGTAAACAAGTTTTATTTAATATCAATCTAGAAATTAATCGGAGTGAAATTGTTATTTTGACTGGACATTCTGGTTGTGGTAAAACTACTTTACTGACTTTAATTGGGGGCTTACGTTCTCCCCAGTCTGGTAGTGTATTGGTGTTAGGCAGAGAACTTTGTGGTGCTAATGCGGAACAATTAGTCCAGGCGCGACGGCGTAATGGTTATATTTTTCAATCACATAACTTGCATGGCAGTTTAACAGCCTTGCAAAATGTGACAATGGGTTTGGAACTACATCAATATATTGATTCATCAGAAATCTCAACTCGTGCAATCCAGATTTTAGAACAGGTGGGTTTAGGAAATCGCCTAAATTACTATCCTGATCAGTTATCGGGAGGGCAAAAACAACGAGTAGCGATCGCTCGCGCTTTAGTTAGTCATCCCCAAATTGTTTTAGCTGATGAACCGACAGCCGCTCTAGATAGTCAATCAGGACGAGATGTGGTGAATTTAATGCAGAAATTAGCCAAGGAACAAGGCTGTACAATCTTGATGGTTACGCATGACAATCGGATTTTAGACATTGCTGATCGCATTGTACAAATGGAAGATGGCAAGCTAGTTAATCCCACTCCTGCCACAATTAGCTAA